The following coding sequences lie in one Vibrio algicola genomic window:
- the hyi gene encoding hydroxypyruvate isomerase: MPKFAANLSMLFTEVDFLQRFGQAADAGFQGVEYLFPYDFEATTIKEVLDANKLTQVLFNLPAGDWLGGDRGIAVDPARVEEFQRGVTKAIQYAKVLQCDQVNCLAGIVPDGVSAEQAEHTFVSNLQFAAGALKENGISLIIEAINTRDIPGFFLTNTKQALDIIAKVGSDNLNFQYDIYHMQIMEGDLAPTLSEHIGQIQHVQLADNPGRNEPGTGEINYPFLFKHLDSIGYQGWVGCEYKPKTTTHEGLTWLNILRN; the protein is encoded by the coding sequence ATGCCTAAATTTGCCGCCAATCTATCGATGTTATTTACTGAAGTCGATTTTCTGCAACGCTTTGGACAAGCAGCGGATGCCGGTTTTCAAGGGGTGGAATATTTATTTCCATACGACTTTGAAGCCACCACGATTAAAGAAGTGCTCGACGCTAATAAACTGACCCAAGTGCTATTTAACTTACCCGCAGGGGATTGGTTAGGCGGCGATCGTGGTATTGCGGTGGATCCTGCGCGTGTTGAAGAGTTTCAGCGTGGCGTAACCAAAGCTATTCAATACGCCAAAGTATTGCAGTGTGATCAAGTGAACTGCCTAGCGGGGATCGTGCCTGATGGCGTTAGCGCAGAGCAAGCCGAGCACACTTTTGTGTCGAACTTGCAATTTGCGGCCGGAGCGCTTAAAGAGAATGGCATTAGCTTGATCATTGAAGCGATCAATACGCGTGACATTCCGGGCTTCTTCCTCACCAACACTAAGCAAGCGTTAGATATTATTGCCAAAGTGGGCAGTGATAACCTCAACTTCCAATACGATATTTATCACATGCAAATTATGGAAGGGGATCTGGCGCCAACCTTGAGTGAGCATATTGGCCAAATTCAGCATGTGCAATTAGCCGATAACCCGGGCCGAAATGAACCTGGAACCGGTGAAATTAACTATCCATTCTTGTTTAAACACTTAGATAGCATCGGTTATCAAGGTTGGGTTGGCTGTGAATATAAGCCCAAGACCACTACACATGAAGGTTTAACTTGGCTGAATATTCTTCGTAATTAA
- a CDS encoding 2-hydroxy-3-oxopropionate reductase → MKGNEIMTTPTIAFIGTGIMGKPMAVNLQKAGYSIVVSDHFVAPPQELIDGGAAVVHSGKEAAQKADIIITMVPNTPDVSDALFGDNGIAQGLSAGKLVIDMSSIAPIETQQFAKQIKECGAQYLDAPVSGGEVGAINATLTIMVGGDESAFEQAKPLFDVMGKNITLVGENGAGQICKVANQIIVALNIEAVSEALVFASKAGADPARVRDALMGGFANSKVLEVHGERMVKGTFDPGFRISLHQKDLNLALTGAEQLGLQLPNTAKTQELFGNCAEMDGSNWDHSALIKAIEQLGNHNIRGE, encoded by the coding sequence ATTAAGGGAAATGAAATTATGACTACTCCAACTATTGCATTTATCGGCACTGGCATCATGGGCAAACCAATGGCCGTGAATTTACAAAAAGCAGGTTACTCGATTGTGGTTTCTGATCACTTTGTTGCGCCGCCACAAGAACTTATCGATGGCGGGGCCGCGGTGGTTCATAGCGGCAAAGAAGCGGCACAAAAAGCCGATATTATTATTACGATGGTGCCAAATACGCCCGACGTTTCAGATGCACTTTTTGGTGATAATGGTATCGCACAAGGACTATCGGCAGGGAAGCTTGTGATCGACATGAGCTCGATTGCACCGATTGAAACACAACAATTCGCCAAACAAATTAAAGAGTGTGGCGCTCAATACCTAGACGCTCCGGTATCAGGTGGTGAAGTGGGGGCGATTAATGCCACGCTAACCATTATGGTGGGGGGCGATGAGTCTGCCTTTGAGCAAGCTAAGCCATTGTTTGATGTCATGGGTAAAAACATTACGCTGGTGGGTGAAAATGGTGCCGGTCAAATCTGTAAAGTGGCCAACCAAATCATCGTCGCATTAAACATCGAAGCGGTATCGGAAGCGTTGGTCTTTGCCTCAAAAGCAGGCGCAGATCCGGCGCGTGTGCGTGATGCGTTAATGGGCGGCTTTGCTAACTCTAAAGTGCTTGAAGTGCATGGTGAGCGCATGGTGAAAGGCACGTTTGATCCCGGCTTTAGAATTTCATTGCATCAAAAAGATTTAAACTTGGCACTGACTGGCGCTGAGCAATTAGGCCTACAACTGCCAAACACAGCTAAGACCCAAGAGCTGTTCGGCAATTGCGCTGAAATGGACGGTTCCAACTGGGATCACTCTGCGTTGATCAAAGCGATTGAGCAGCTAGGCAATCATAATATCCGTGGTGAATAA
- a CDS encoding TetR/AcrR family transcriptional regulator — MATVRERNQHVIIEAASQHFAKYGYAATKVADIAKEANIPKPNIYYYYTSKDNLYRAVLESVTAPLLKSSLPIQVLDDPKEALTEYIKTKLMISRDHAHASKVFANEVMSGGTSLPKDIEAELQQQSQMILAKFNSWIAQGLMDSVSAHHLMFTIWAATQTYADFGWQICRVLDKKELSHQDYDQAAEFLTTMILKGCGVKS; from the coding sequence ATGGCAACAGTTCGAGAGCGCAATCAACACGTGATTATTGAAGCGGCCAGTCAGCATTTTGCCAAATACGGTTATGCCGCAACCAAGGTGGCGGATATTGCCAAAGAAGCCAATATTCCCAAACCGAATATTTATTATTATTACACCTCAAAAGATAACTTGTACCGCGCGGTATTAGAAAGTGTCACCGCGCCGTTACTTAAATCCTCCCTGCCGATCCAAGTACTTGATGATCCAAAAGAAGCACTGACCGAATACATTAAAACCAAGTTGATGATCTCACGCGATCACGCCCATGCCTCAAAAGTGTTTGCCAACGAGGTGATGTCGGGAGGCACGTCGCTACCAAAAGATATTGAAGCGGAACTGCAACAACAGTCACAAATGATCCTCGCCAAATTTAACTCGTGGATAGCACAAGGCTTGATGGATAGCGTTTCGGCCCATCATCTTATGTTTACCATTTGGGCAGCGACACAAACGTACGCCGATTTTGGCTGGCAGATCTGCCGAGTGTTAGATAAAAAAGAACTTTCACATCAAGATTACGACCAAGCGGCTGAATTTCTCACGACTATGATTTTAAAAGGTTGTGGGGTGAAGTCATGA
- a CDS encoding NADH:flavin oxidoreductase/NADH oxidase: protein MSALFNSLALKDVVLKNRIAVPPMCQYSAEDGLANQWHDIHYAGLARGGAGLVILEATAVSPEGRISPNCLGIWNDEQAEALAKIAKNIKDNGSVAGIQIAHAGRKASANRPWDGDDHIANDDQKGWQTIAPSALAFGGNLDKQPLEMSIADIERVKQDFVDGAKRALDAGFEWLELHFAHGYLAQSFFSAHSNQRTDQYGGSAENRGRFLLETFAAVRAVWPENLPLTIRFGVLEFDGRDEETLQESIALLNQMKEQGLDMVSVSVGFSTPTAQIPWGPAFLAPISERVRKETGLPVASAWGIDKPEDANRVVEEDQMDVVMIGKAYLADPHYTYRVAKALNVEKPSWILPAPYAHWLDRY, encoded by the coding sequence ATGTCTGCATTATTTAACTCACTCGCATTAAAAGATGTGGTATTAAAAAACCGTATCGCAGTACCACCAATGTGCCAATACAGCGCCGAAGATGGCTTGGCAAATCAATGGCATGATATTCACTACGCGGGCTTGGCTCGTGGTGGTGCGGGTCTTGTGATTTTAGAAGCGACAGCCGTTTCGCCAGAAGGTCGTATTAGCCCAAATTGTTTAGGTATTTGGAATGATGAGCAAGCCGAGGCACTAGCAAAAATCGCTAAAAACATTAAAGACAACGGCAGTGTGGCGGGCATTCAAATTGCGCATGCTGGTCGTAAAGCCAGCGCCAATCGTCCTTGGGATGGCGATGATCATATTGCTAATGATGACCAAAAAGGCTGGCAAACTATTGCTCCTTCAGCGCTTGCGTTTGGCGGAAATTTAGATAAACAACCGCTTGAAATGAGCATTGCCGATATCGAGCGAGTAAAACAAGATTTTGTTGATGGCGCTAAACGGGCTCTTGATGCGGGTTTTGAATGGTTAGAGCTGCACTTTGCTCATGGTTACTTAGCGCAAAGCTTTTTCTCGGCACACTCAAACCAACGCACAGACCAATATGGTGGTAGCGCCGAAAATCGTGGTCGTTTCTTGCTCGAAACGTTTGCTGCTGTACGCGCAGTTTGGCCTGAGAATTTACCATTAACCATTCGTTTTGGGGTGTTGGAATTTGATGGTCGCGATGAAGAAACCCTGCAAGAATCGATTGCGCTATTAAACCAAATGAAAGAGCAAGGTTTGGATATGGTCAGTGTCAGCGTGGGTTTCTCGACTCCAACGGCACAGATCCCCTGGGGACCTGCGTTTTTAGCACCAATCTCAGAGCGTGTTCGTAAAGAAACCGGTCTGCCTGTTGCTTCGGCTTGGGGCATTGATAAACCTGAAGATGCCAACCGCGTGGTCGAAGAAGATCAAATGGACGTCGTCATGATAGGAAAAGCGTACTTAGCTGACCCACATTACACTTACCGTGTGGCCAAAGCATTAAATGTTGAAAAGCCATCATGGATCTTGCCAGCGCCTTATGCCCATTGGTTAGATCGTTACTAA
- the add gene encoding adenosine deaminase, giving the protein MISTLPKVILHEHIEGSVTPELAAILAQKHGVTLPSDFLYPEGQYDKSDFPNGRYQYDESDFGAFVTAYDVVADLVRDADDYYLVMKDYLTRNAEQGLVYCEMITSAFHMCHDPKTNSLNAKQYHAFMDGILRAMDEVKAKYGTETRLHACGVRHLSLEEFTISADFVAAEPRPEVTGFNIAGNEMAGEFADFEYAHKLVAQIPLQKSYHAGEIRGPESIRDALACGAKRIGHGIAAIKDPALIQTLIDEQITLEVAPSSNRILVTEFEQSLEKHPLRRLYDAGVRLSINTDDAGLFGTDVAKEYRLAQQVFGFNRVELLDVTLCALEAAFVEDEIKQSLIANVYTQFNQQDWQDLELHCQQLPDGALKQRLQSRLKEKK; this is encoded by the coding sequence ATGATTTCAACCCTGCCTAAAGTCATACTGCATGAGCATATTGAAGGTTCAGTTACCCCTGAACTCGCGGCGATTTTAGCCCAAAAACATGGTGTGACATTACCGAGCGATTTCTTGTATCCAGAAGGTCAATACGATAAAAGCGATTTCCCCAATGGACGCTATCAATATGATGAGTCGGACTTTGGCGCATTTGTCACCGCTTACGATGTGGTGGCCGATTTAGTCCGTGATGCCGATGATTACTACCTAGTGATGAAAGACTATTTAACCCGCAATGCCGAGCAAGGCTTAGTGTATTGTGAGATGATCACCTCCGCCTTTCATATGTGTCACGATCCTAAAACCAACAGCTTAAACGCGAAGCAATATCATGCGTTTATGGATGGCATATTACGCGCGATGGATGAAGTAAAAGCAAAATATGGCACCGAAACTCGTTTACATGCTTGTGGTGTACGTCATCTGAGTTTAGAAGAATTTACTATCAGCGCCGATTTTGTGGCGGCAGAGCCTCGCCCAGAAGTCACCGGTTTTAATATTGCTGGCAATGAAATGGCGGGTGAGTTCGCCGATTTTGAGTATGCACATAAGTTAGTGGCGCAAATACCATTGCAAAAATCGTATCACGCCGGAGAGATCCGAGGCCCTGAAAGTATTCGTGATGCACTGGCATGTGGCGCGAAACGTATCGGGCATGGCATTGCCGCAATCAAAGATCCTGCTTTGATCCAAACCTTGATTGATGAACAAATTACCCTTGAAGTCGCCCCAAGCAGTAACCGTATTTTAGTGACAGAGTTTGAACAATCACTCGAAAAACACCCTCTACGCCGTTTATATGACGCTGGCGTTCGTTTGTCGATCAATACCGATGATGCCGGATTATTTGGTACTGATGTGGCGAAGGAATATCGCTTAGCGCAACAGGTATTTGGTTTTAATCGAGTTGAACTATTGGATGTCACCTTATGCGCGTTAGAAGCGGCATTTGTCGAAGATGAGATCAAGCAAAGTTTGATCGCCAATGTTTACACTCAGTTCAACCAACAAGACTGGCAAGATTTAGAGCTACATTGCCAACAATTGCCAGACGGCGCGTTAAAACAGCGTTTGCAGTCTCGCTTAAAAGAGAAAAAATAA
- a CDS encoding TA system antitoxin ParD family protein translates to MATASIRLDQDLVQKATIMAKVFSRTAPKQIEHWAKIGEMMEDNPELPYEFVKQAIIAKAEKEAGKLENYNFG, encoded by the coding sequence ATGGCTACAGCAAGCATTAGATTAGATCAAGACCTTGTACAAAAAGCTACCATTATGGCTAAAGTATTTAGCCGTACCGCACCAAAACAAATTGAACACTGGGCTAAAATTGGTGAAATGATGGAAGATAACCCAGAATTACCATATGAGTTTGTAAAACAAGCAATTATTGCCAAAGCTGAAAAAGAAGCAGGAAAGTTGGAGAACTATAATTTTGGCTAA
- a CDS encoding type II toxin-antitoxin system RelE/ParE family toxin, producing MAKITQILQTPTFKKAVKKLHKNQKLDLDNAVKELMKEPLLGEQKKGDLSFLRVYRFKMVKQLTLLGYSYEDGTVTLELMALGSHENFYRDVKNIF from the coding sequence TTGGCTAAGATAACTCAAATTTTACAGACACCTACATTTAAGAAAGCAGTAAAAAAGCTACATAAAAATCAGAAGCTTGATCTTGATAATGCAGTTAAAGAACTAATGAAAGAGCCATTATTAGGAGAGCAAAAGAAAGGTGACTTGTCATTTTTACGTGTTTATAGATTCAAAATGGTTAAGCAATTAACGTTACTTGGTTACAGTTACGAAGATGGCACCGTCACCCTTGAGCTAATGGCATTAGGATCTCATGAAAACTTTTACCGTGATGTTAAAAATATCTTCTGA
- a CDS encoding transposase, whose amino-acid sequence MPYKHNDAKRHHFKKHTYALNNYREYNQALRQRGRFDIWISEDIIKHWQHDDRVYDGTGSSVKYPDSTIEACHYIRLVYKFPLRQAQGLIENLLMKLGMDNLQCPDYTLLSKRLKQLNLTAPRFRKHEMPDDKMAAIAIDSTGLKRFGKDEWHQEKHKVNAKRSWRKAHFAVDEGHFIQSAVLTDKMYDTNMVYQTLEAHFPNAEIVIPPKDNTFADEAHHPKRMSNLIGCFALGIIGWQSVRQYGKRNISETAMQRYKKIIGNTLHSRKFKNQSKEMLLGCSILNRFTHLGMPNSYRAA is encoded by the coding sequence ATGCCTTACAAACACAATGACGCCAAACGCCATCATTTTAAGAAGCATACCTATGCCTTAAATAACTATCGGGAGTATAACCAGGCTCTCAGACAACGTGGTCGGTTCGATATTTGGATATCTGAAGATATCATCAAACATTGGCAACATGACGACCGCGTTTATGATGGTACCGGCTCTTCCGTTAAGTATCCTGACAGCACCATCGAAGCCTGCCACTACATTCGATTGGTATATAAATTTCCTCTACGTCAAGCTCAGGGACTGATTGAAAACTTACTGATGAAACTCGGCATGGACAACCTTCAATGCCCAGATTATACGCTGTTATCAAAGCGGCTAAAGCAACTCAACCTTACAGCTCCCCGCTTTAGAAAGCATGAAATGCCAGATGACAAAATGGCAGCGATAGCCATTGATTCAACGGGTCTCAAACGATTTGGGAAGGATGAATGGCATCAAGAAAAACATAAGGTTAACGCAAAACGAAGCTGGCGAAAGGCGCACTTTGCGGTTGATGAGGGGCACTTCATTCAAAGCGCAGTCCTCACCGACAAAATGTATGATACCAATATGGTGTACCAGACATTAGAAGCCCATTTTCCGAATGCCGAGATTGTTATTCCACCGAAAGACAATACGTTTGCCGATGAGGCTCATCACCCTAAGAGGATGAGTAACCTGATAGGTTGCTTCGCCCTTGGTATTATAGGTTGGCAGAGCGTGCGGCAATACGGCAAAAGGAATATCTCAGAAACTGCCATGCAACGTTACAAGAAGATAATCGGCAATACATTACACAGCAGAAAATTTAAAAATCAGTCAAAGGAAATGTTACTCGGTTGTTCTATTTTAAATCGCTTCACTCACCTCGGTATGCCCAATAGCTACCGAGCTGCCTAA
- a CDS encoding outer membrane beta-barrel protein, with protein sequence MKKIILFTSLFSIPVLAATESPQIFVGVKGGYQWALDDNYNHSHPEGTILGLYGGLQFTPSWSWDLGYQYHDKLKADVTSVNVKTWLIESALRYDWYLQDNLSLYGRLGAAYWDMEKTQMSSNESDATGFSPLGEVGINYLFNPNVRLSMGYQYIDSIGKSNTGKYGKSNTGKYDSHGLLVSLTYTFGSTTQPALVETAPTSIIEDTPVKETATVKAPPQTQAFSPKTTDGLFGFDSVEPSQEFIDQLTEISSVLNSYPQAQAKVVGHTDAT encoded by the coding sequence ATGAAAAAAATAATATTATTTACTAGTTTATTCAGTATTCCAGTACTGGCTGCGACGGAGTCCCCTCAGATTTTTGTTGGTGTAAAGGGTGGGTATCAATGGGCCCTAGACGACAATTACAATCATTCACATCCAGAGGGCACAATTTTAGGTCTCTATGGCGGGTTACAGTTTACGCCCTCTTGGAGTTGGGATTTAGGCTATCAATATCACGATAAACTAAAGGCAGACGTCACATCAGTTAATGTTAAAACTTGGTTGATTGAAAGTGCTCTTCGTTACGATTGGTACCTACAAGATAACCTAAGTTTATACGGTCGGCTTGGTGCTGCTTATTGGGACATGGAAAAAACGCAAATGTCTTCAAATGAGAGCGATGCAACAGGCTTTTCTCCTCTCGGTGAGGTAGGGATTAACTATCTCTTTAATCCTAACGTCCGATTATCAATGGGCTACCAATACATTGACAGTATTGGTAAGTCAAATACGGGTAAGTATGGTAAGTCAAATACGGGTAAGTATGATAGCCATGGATTGTTGGTCAGTCTAACCTATACGTTTGGCAGTACAACTCAACCAGCGTTAGTCGAAACAGCGCCAACGTCTATTATTGAAGATACTCCCGTTAAAGAGACAGCCACTGTAAAAGCACCTCCTCAAACACAGGCCTTTTCACCAAAAACTACAGATGGATTGTTTGGTTTTGATTCAGTCGAACCTAGCCAAGAGTTTATTGACCAATTAACTGAGATCTCTTCAGTATTAAATTCTTACCCACAAGCTCAGGCTAAAGTTGTTGGACACACCGACGCAACTTGA
- a CDS encoding Ig-like domain-containing protein: MNKYFKFLFAIVIFPLLMLLTGCNSEGAFSGPTVKLERIDITASPITTRGVSELTLAVGNKQPFEAVGHYSDGTSQAFKDLSALDWDSSDSEAGRFDAPGVLTGIEVGSTTLTASKDGVTSNEVTVTVTDAVITSIQVTPSPINVAKGQTQQLTATATFSDGTSSDVSNSVTWTSLDTATATVSSTGLLSAVKMGNTTLTATKDGVTSNTEDVDVSGAVITAIQVTPSPVKIAKGQTQQLTATATFSDGTSSDVSNSVTWTSLDTATATVSSEGLLYAVKMGNTTLTATKDGVTSNTVDVDVSGAVITAIQVTPSPVNVAKGQTQQLTATATFSDGTSSDVSNSVTWTPLDTATATVSSEGLLYAVKMGNTTLTATKDGVTSNTEDVDVSGAVIMAIQVTPSPVKIAKGQTQQLTATATFSDGTSSDVSNSVTWTPLDTATATVSSEGLLYAVKMGNTTLTATKDGVTSNTVDVDVSGAVITAIQVTPSPVNVAKGQTQQLTATATFSDGTSSDVSNSVTWTSLDTATATVSSTGLLSAVKMGNTTLTATKDGVTSNTEDVDVSGAVITAIQVTPSPVKIAKGQTQQLTATATFSDGTSSDVSNSVTWTPLDTATATVSSEGLLYAVKMGNTTLTATKDGVTSNTVDVDVSGAVITAIQVTPSPVNVAKGQTQQLTATATFSDGTSSDVSNSVTWTPLDTATATVSSEGLLYAVKMGNTTLTATKDGVTSNTVDVDVSGAVITAIQVTPSPVNVAKGQTQQLTATATFSDGTSSDVSNSVTWTSLDTATATVSSEGLLYAVKMGNTTLTATKDGVTSNTVDVDVSGAVITAIQVTPSPVNVAKGQTQQLTATATFSDGTSSDVSNSVTWTSLDTATATVSSTGLLSAVNMGNTTLTATKDGVTSNTEDVDVSGAVITAIQVTPSPVNVAKGQTQQLTATATFSDGTSSDVSNSVTWTPLDTATASVSSEGLLYAVKMGNTTLTATKDGVTSNTVDVNVCADLAGACIDTFDTGTGKLFTNSPSVAYLDSIGGSATNGIYTETGAFGPSGDFYLFNVTNANALCTTYNALSLGGRTNWRLATRDELKTELYNVSGNMFTARGWPAYTIYWSATPDGSKQYYVNLNNGNAFSLNPSGTYYASCVSNP; encoded by the coding sequence ATGAATAAATATTTTAAATTTCTATTTGCAATAGTGATTTTTCCACTATTAATGCTATTAACTGGTTGTAATTCAGAAGGTGCCTTCTCTGGACCAACCGTAAAATTAGAACGTATAGATATCACCGCTTCACCGATAACAACACGAGGTGTTAGTGAATTAACGCTTGCGGTAGGTAACAAGCAGCCCTTTGAAGCGGTTGGTCATTACTCTGACGGCACATCTCAAGCATTTAAGGATTTAAGTGCGCTTGATTGGGATTCTAGTGATTCAGAGGCTGGGCGTTTTGATGCTCCTGGGGTGCTTACTGGCATCGAAGTGGGTAGCACGACCCTCACGGCCAGTAAAGATGGTGTTACTAGTAATGAGGTTACTGTCACCGTAACGGATGCGGTCATCACATCGATTCAAGTGACGCCTTCACCGATCAACGTAGCAAAAGGTCAGACTCAGCAGTTAACTGCAACAGCGACATTCAGTGATGGGACGTCCTCTGACGTGTCTAACTCAGTGACGTGGACATCTCTCGATACGGCGACCGCTACCGTGTCATCAACTGGGTTATTATCTGCGGTTAAGATGGGTAATACGACCCTCACGGCCACGAAGGATGGCGTGACCAGTAATACGGAGGATGTGGATGTGTCGGGAGCGGTCATTACGGCCATTCAAGTGACACCTTCGCCTGTGAAAATTGCGAAAGGTCAGACTCAGCAGTTAACTGCAACAGCGACATTCAGTGATGGGACGTCCTCTGACGTGTCTAACTCAGTGACGTGGACATCTCTCGATACGGCGACCGCTACCGTGTCATCAGAGGGTTTATTGTATGCGGTTAAGATGGGTAATACGACCCTCACGGCCACGAAGGATGGCGTGACCAGTAATACGGTGGATGTGGATGTGTCGGGAGCGGTCATTACGGCCATTCAAGTGACGCCTTCACCGGTCAACGTAGCAAAAGGTCAGACTCAGCAGTTAACTGCAACAGCGACATTCAGTGATGGGACGTCCTCTGACGTGTCTAACTCAGTGACGTGGACACCTCTCGATACGGCGACCGCTACCGTGTCATCAGAGGGTTTATTGTATGCGGTTAAGATGGGTAATACGACCCTCACGGCCACGAAGGATGGCGTGACCAGTAATACGGAGGATGTGGATGTGTCGGGAGCGGTCATTATGGCCATTCAAGTGACACCTTCGCCTGTGAAAATTGCGAAAGGTCAGACTCAGCAGTTAACTGCAACAGCGACATTCAGTGATGGGACGTCCTCTGACGTGTCTAACTCAGTGACGTGGACACCTCTCGATACGGCGACCGCTACCGTGTCATCAGAGGGTTTATTGTATGCGGTTAAGATGGGTAATACGACCCTCACGGCCACGAAGGATGGCGTGACCAGTAATACGGTGGATGTGGATGTGTCGGGAGCGGTCATTACGGCCATTCAAGTGACGCCTTCACCGGTCAACGTAGCAAAAGGTCAGACTCAGCAGTTAACTGCAACAGCGACATTCAGTGATGGGACGTCCTCTGACGTGTCTAACTCAGTGACGTGGACATCTCTCGATACGGCGACCGCTACCGTGTCATCAACTGGGTTATTATCTGCGGTTAAGATGGGTAATACGACCCTCACGGCCACGAAGGATGGCGTGACCAGTAATACGGAGGATGTGGATGTGTCGGGAGCGGTCATTACGGCCATTCAAGTGACACCTTCGCCTGTGAAAATTGCGAAAGGTCAGACTCAGCAGTTAACTGCAACAGCGACATTCAGTGATGGGACGTCCTCTGACGTGTCTAACTCAGTGACGTGGACACCTCTCGATACGGCGACCGCTACCGTGTCATCAGAGGGTTTATTGTATGCGGTTAAGATGGGTAATACGACCCTCACGGCCACGAAGGATGGCGTGACCAGTAATACGGTGGATGTGGATGTGTCGGGAGCGGTCATTACGGCCATTCAAGTGACGCCTTCACCGGTCAACGTAGCAAAAGGTCAGACTCAGCAGTTAACTGCAACAGCGACATTCAGTGATGGGACGTCCTCTGACGTGTCTAACTCAGTGACGTGGACACCTCTCGATACGGCGACCGCTACCGTGTCATCAGAGGGTTTATTGTATGCGGTTAAGATGGGTAATACGACCCTCACGGCCACGAAGGATGGCGTGACCAGTAATACGGTGGATGTGGATGTGTCGGGAGCGGTCATTACGGCCATTCAAGTGACGCCTTCACCGGTCAACGTAGCAAAAGGTCAGACTCAGCAGTTAACTGCAACAGCGACATTCAGTGATGGGACGTCCTCTGACGTGTCTAACTCAGTGACGTGGACATCTCTCGATACGGCGACCGCTACCGTGTCATCAGAGGGTTTATTGTATGCGGTTAAGATGGGTAATACGACCCTCACGGCCACGAAGGATGGCGTGACCAGTAATACGGTGGATGTGGATGTGTCGGGAGCGGTCATTACGGCTATTCAAGTGACGCCTTCACCGGTCAACGTAGCAAAAGGTCAGACTCAGCAGTTAACTGCAACAGCGACATTCAGTGATGGGACGTCCTCTGACGTGTCTAACTCAGTGACGTGGACATCTCTCGATACGGCGACCGCTACCGTGTCATCAACTGGGTTATTATCTGCGGTTAATATGGGTAATACGACCCTCACGGCCACGAAGGATGGCGTGACCAGTAATACGGAGGATGTGGATGTGTCGGGAGCGGTCATTACGGCCATTCAAGTGACGCCTTCACCGGTCAACGTAGCAAAAGGTCAGACTCAGCAGTTAACTGCAACAGCGACATTCAGTGATGGGACGTCCTCTGACGTGTCTAACTCAGTGACGTGGACACCTCTCGATACGGCGACCGCTAGCGTGTCATCAGAGGGTTTATTGTATGCGGTTAAGATGGGTAATACGACCCTCACGGCCACGAAGGATGGCGTGACCAGTAATACGGTGGATGTGAATGTATGTGCTGACTTGGCGGGTGCATGCATTGATACTTTCGATACTGGTACTGGTAAGTTGTTTACCAATTCACCATCAGTGGCTTACCTAGACAGTATTGGCGGAAGTGCTACAAACGGTATTTATACTGAAACAGGAGCTTTCGGCCCAAGTGGTGATTTCTACCTATTCAACGTGACTAACGCAAATGCACTATGTACTACCTACAACGCCCTTAGTCTCGGCGGACGAACTAACTGGCGTTTAGCGACAAGAGACGAGTTAAAAACGGAGCTATACAACGTATCTGGTAATATGTTTACCGCGCGCGGTTGGCCGGCCTACACCATCTATTGGTCGGCGACTCCTGATGGTTCTAAGCAGTACTACGTGAACCTCAACAATGGCAACGCCTTCAGCCTCAATCCGAGCGGCACGTACTACGCATCCTGCGTCTCAAATCCTTAA